TTCAATCTCGCCATTCCACACGCGGCGGTGCCCGTTTAATCCCTCCGCTGTAGAGTCGAGTAAGCAACGGAGAAGGCTCCGCTGCGAACAGCCTCAGCAGGCATGAAGGAGTTCGAAAGATGGCCGGACAGACGGACGATCAGAACAGGCTCTACCAGCGCGACAGCAAGTACATTCCCCGAGTCGCCGCTGTGCATGACATGTGCGGGTATGGCAAGTGCTCGCTGACGGCCGCCATCCCCATCCTTTCTGCAGCCGGATGCGACGTCTGCCCGGTGCCCACAGCCCTGTTCAGCGCACACACCATGTTCAAGGACTACACCTTCCACGACACCACCGAGATGCTGCCGGGATACCTGGATGCCTGGCAGAAGGAGGGCGTCGAGCTGGACGGGATCTATAGCGGGTTCCTGGGCAGCGCCGAGCAGGTCGACATCATCCAGCGCATGTATCGGGAATACCCCAAGGCTCTGCGGCTGGTCGACCCGGTCATGGGCGACGGCGGATCCATGTACCCCACCTACACCGAGGAGATGTGCCGGGCCGTGACCAATCTGGTCGATGGAGCCGACCTGCTCATGCCCAACCTGACCGAGGTCAGTCTGCTGACCGGCATCGACTACGAAGGCCAGGACCTCGACGATGCCCAGGTTGGCGAGCGTCTGGGCCGTCTGCTGGACATGGGCGCGAAAAACGTCATCATCAAGGGCATTGACCGGAAGGACGGCAAGCTGCGCAACTTCGTGGCCTCAACGGATCATGGCGGTGTCAGCGAGCGTACCGAGCTGATCCACGACAAGCTCCCCTTCATGATCCACGGAACCGGCGATGCCTTCGCCTCCAGCCTCTGCGGGGCGCTTTTTGCAGGACGAGGCCTGGCCGATGCCGCCCGGATCGCCGGCGAATTCGTCCGCTCGGCCATGCAGCATACACGCAATCAGCCTGACTATCAGCAACGAGGGGTCAGCTTCGAGTTGGACCTGGGCCTGCTGACCGGATTGGTTGGCTAAGGCGGTCGCCTGCACTTCAGAACTTAGCGTCATAAATATAAATCAATTGACCACAGGTTTCCGCAGGACCCCGGAGCATTTTCCGCTTCGGGGTCTTCCTATAACCCCCGCCCTCCGTATGAAGTGAAACTCGGCATCTGCCTATAGATAGGCATCCAGGCGAAATTGACACTTTGTCAAAGTCGGTTTTATACTTGAGCTGTCAATGTTGACATAGTGTCAAAGTTCAGTTCCTGGAGTCGTCAGACTCCGGAAGGACGGGAAGTAACCATGCAGGCAGCAGCTACAGAAGACAAGTCAGCTTTCGCTCCGCGACCTTCACGCAAGAGGTCCAGGAAAAGCGACGAAATCGTCCAGGCTGTGATCGATATCTGCAGGAACAAGGGATTCTCCCACATCACCATCAAGGACATCGCCAAGCAGGTGGGGATGACCAGGTCCCTCTTCTACCACTACTTCCCCGACAAGGAGACCCTGGCCCAGGCCATGGTGGACAAGTCCGTCAAGCAGGTTCTGTCCCGGATGGAGGAATGGAACAGGAAGCGGACACCCGGTGATGTCAAGGGAGCTCTGGAGACCGTCGTACAGGTGGCCCGGTCGATCATCGCCGACAACAGCCCGCTCCGACAGCAGATGATCCACTCGGGCAATGGAGGGCTCTACACGCGATTCGTGGACCAGGTCTCCACGGCCATAGCCGACTACTTCTGCCGGACGGCGGTTCAGGACTTCGCCAGGCACCACCAGGATCAACTGCCCATCGACCATGTGCGCGAAATGCTGATCGTCCTGATTTCCGGGTTCATCACCCTCCTTAGGGTGCAGCCGGACACCAGCGACGAAACCTTCATTCGCATGGCCGTCCAGACGCTCCACCTGGAGCCCTACCTGTAAGGCGACGGTGCCCTTCCCGACATCCGCTGCCAAGAACCAAACCAACGAACACCTGACACAGAACAGAAGAAAGGACATCGTCATGTTGTTCCAAGTCTACGGAGCCAATGCCCCCTACCAATGGTTGGGCTGGATTCTGGTCTTCGCATGCCTGATCGGTCTCAACGAAGTCGCCAGGCGGAGCAAGACGGGAGGCATCATCTGCTTCCTTGCCATTCCCGCCGCCCTGACCGCATACTTCCTGACCATCTACGTCTCGGCGGCCTTCGGGGCCGATTGGGCGCTGCATAACCCGACCTACGTCCATATGACCAGCTGGTTCCACTATGCCAAGCTCTATGCCGCCACCGCCGGCTGCATCGGCTTCATGGCCCTCAAGTACGGGTGGGGCAAGATCGGCAAGTCCCACTGGTTCAAGTGCTTCCCCTTCATCATCGTCGCCATCAACATCCTGATCGCCGTGGTCTCCGACTTCGAATCCGCCTTGCGCGGATGGGGCGGAACCTGGGTGTCCACCGAGGGTATCACCCTGATGGGCGGCTGGCACAACATTTTCAATGGGGTGGCGGGCCTGATCAACATCTTCTGCATGACCGGAATCTTCGGCATCTATGCCTCCAAGGACCGTCGCGACATGCTCTGGCCCGACATGACCTGGGTCTTCATCATCTCCTACGACCTGTGGAACTTCTGCTACACCTACAACTGCCTGCCCAACCATGCCTGGTACTGCGGCCTGGCCCTCCTCCTGGCGCCCACCTTCGCCAACTTCCTCTGGAACAAGGGGGGCTGGATCCAGAACCGGGCCAACACCCTGGCCATCTGGTGCATGTTCGCTCAGGTCCTGCCCATGTTCCAGGATTACTCGGTCTTCTCAACCCAGTCGGTCAACAAGGCCGGGGTCAACCTGACGGTCTCCATCCTCTCCCTTGCCGCCAATGTGCTCGCACTGGGCTACATCCTGGTCCGTGCACGCCGTCAGCACATCAACCCCTGGACCCAGGAGGTCTTCAAGGGCACCAGGGACTTCGACCAGGCCATTTCCCGTGCCGACATGAATGTGGTCACCGCGGCCTGATTCCTTCAACCGGTCCATTAGGCGCTAACCGGGTGTGACGTGGTTTCCAAGGGGCCGCGTCACACCCGTCTAATTCGCTTCAATCAGAGCATCTTTATCGACCAGAAATCCGATCGCTATCTAACCAGTTAGCCATATTGGCCATAAGCGATTCAGCAACAGGGGCAGGAAGGTGCTTCTCAGGAATCCACCGGTTGCACCTCCTGATCTCCTTCAATTCTTTTTAATGCCTGGTTCCCTCATCCAGGTGCAGGACAACAGCGGAAACCGTCACCGGCTCTTTTTGGCATGTTCGCTGAGTCCTTTGCTTATTGCACTGCTTCCCTCGTTTGCTCGCTTTTCCTTGGGCTGCTCGTTTCTGCTTCCTTGGTTTCTGCTTCCTTTGTTTCTGCTTTCTCTCATTTCTATTTTCATCTCTGTTTCAATATTTTTCTTTTTCGTCTCCACCTCCCTTACTGATACAGAGATGAGTACAATCGATACAAGGTCAGCATCGGAAATGCACTCGTTCGTCCACCTTCTTGCTATCACAGGCTCGTTCGACCACATGCCTGGTTCGACTAGTCACCGACTTCCTTCCAGTGGTCTCCTGGAAACATGGACACACAAGCACTGACCAGACCAACCAATCACCACACAGTCATCAATGACGTGAACGACGGAACTGATGCCGAGGCTATAATTGCAGACCCATCGATCGCACAGCCCATAAGCGCTCTGCCCGATTTCAAAGAATCCGCTGATAATCCAGAAAACGTGCAATCTTGGACAAATGAATCAGATACGAGCAACCATGAATCTATCGGCATGGAGCTGGCAGATATTGAACGACAAATCAGGGCCGGTGACATCAACAGCCGAGAGCTCGGACGATTGGGTGAGGACTACGCCTGCCAGTGGTTGCGGCAGCGAAATTGGAAAATCCTAGCCAGAAATTGGAGAAGCCGGTTCGGCGAGCTGGACATCATCGCCCTGGATCCCGAGTCAATTCTGGTATTCGTAGAGGTCAAGACCAGACGCACCGGTCGGTTCGGATCCCCGGAACAGGCTGTCGGCCCGCGCAAGCAGACCCATCTGCGTCGCGCAGCAGTCCAATGGCTGATCAGCCACGACCGAGATCCCGGCGCACGACATCGTGGCACCCGTTTCGATGTCATCAGCCTGTCAGTCAAGTCCGACCCTGACAGCCACATGCATTGCGAGGGCGCCTATCCCCTCGCTTCCTATCAGACTTCCACCCAGGCCGTCAATGGCTCGAACCGTTCAAGCAGAGGCGGTTGGAATCCGGGATCAGTCTTTCTCAGACACACCAGGGAGGCCTTCTGATGCGTCTTGGATCTGCTGAATCCGTGGGATTGATAGGTCTCAAGGCCTTTCTCATCCACGTGCAGTCCTTCATCTCCCCAGGGCTGCCTTACTTCTCCATCATCGGCCTGCCGGATGCCTCCTTGTCGGAGTCACGCGAACGGGTCAAATCCGCCTGCTCAGCCTGTGGATTCCGGTGGCCGCAGACCAGGGTCACCGTCAACATGTCCCCTGCTTCAAAACCCAAGCATGGCTCCTCACACGATCTGGCCATTGCGATCAGTGTTCTGGAAGCCGGCGGAGCATTGCCGACGGAAGGCCTGGATCATACGATCATCCTGGGCGAACTCAACCTGGACGGCACGATTCTGCCCATCAATGGTCTGCTGCCTATCCTGATGCAGGCCAGAGCCCAGGGAATCACACGGGCTTTCGTCCCTGCAGACAACCTTGACGAGGCCCGTCTGGTTCCAGATATCGAGGTCGTGGGACTATGTCACCTGGGTCAGCTTATCCAGGCCTTGGGCGGGCGAAGCAGGATTGCCGTCCCCAAAGCAGACAGCCACAAGAACACCGACAAGTCAACGGCCATAGCGGGTGTGCACCCCAGTAACCCGGGTCATGAAGACTACTCCTCCGCCAATTCCGACCCATCTCCGCCCAAGCCGGACATGGCTGATGTAATCGGCCAAGAGGAGACCAAGTGGGCCATGATGGTGGCAGCAGCCGGCGGTCATCACATGCTCATGGTCGGTCCTCCAGGAGCCGGCAAAAGCATGCTGGCAGCACGGCTTCCCGGCATCATGCCCGCCCTGGATGCTGTTCAACAGCTGGAAGTGGCCTCCATCCGATCCCTCTGCGGCACGCTCAGCCAGTATGGCATCACCGATGTGCCACCCTTCGAGGCCCCACATCATACGATCTCCATGGCTGCAATGGTCGGGGGCGGCGCCGGACTGGCCACCCCTGGTGCCATCACCCGTGCCCATCGCGGGGTCCTCTTTATGGACGAGGCTCCGGAATTTTCTCCAAGGGTGATCCAATCCCTGCGCGAACCACTGGAGATCGGGCGTATCTTTCTGTCCCGGGCCAAGGGCAACA
The window above is part of the Bifidobacterium asteroides DSM 20089 genome. Proteins encoded here:
- a CDS encoding TetR/AcrR family transcriptional regulator; protein product: MQAAATEDKSAFAPRPSRKRSRKSDEIVQAVIDICRNKGFSHITIKDIAKQVGMTRSLFYHYFPDKETLAQAMVDKSVKQVLSRMEEWNRKRTPGDVKGALETVVQVARSIIADNSPLRQQMIHSGNGGLYTRFVDQVSTAIADYFCRTAVQDFARHHQDQLPIDHVREMLIVLISGFITLLRVQPDTSDETFIRMAVQTLHLEPYL
- a CDS encoding YifB family Mg chelatase-like AAA ATPase → MRLGSAESVGLIGLKAFLIHVQSFISPGLPYFSIIGLPDASLSESRERVKSACSACGFRWPQTRVTVNMSPASKPKHGSSHDLAIAISVLEAGGALPTEGLDHTIILGELNLDGTILPINGLLPILMQARAQGITRAFVPADNLDEARLVPDIEVVGLCHLGQLIQALGGRSRIAVPKADSHKNTDKSTAIAGVHPSNPGHEDYSSANSDPSPPKPDMADVIGQEETKWAMMVAAAGGHHMLMVGPPGAGKSMLAARLPGIMPALDAVQQLEVASIRSLCGTLSQYGITDVPPFEAPHHTISMAAMVGGGAGLATPGAITRAHRGVLFMDEAPEFSPRVIQSLREPLEIGRIFLSRAKGNTTFPARFQLVMAANPCPCGYGYGTGERCTCTARERLRYWNRLSGPIMDRIDIQTTVPPVTDPGFDDHRPRQRSAQIRKRVTRARKTAKERFRKEGWICNAQISGEWLRRNTSAKARSVVDQALRRQRISLRGADRTMRLAWTLADLDGRTSPGADDVTTGLLLRTRAV
- a CDS encoding pyridoxamine kinase, with translation MAGQTDDQNRLYQRDSKYIPRVAAVHDMCGYGKCSLTAAIPILSAAGCDVCPVPTALFSAHTMFKDYTFHDTTEMLPGYLDAWQKEGVELDGIYSGFLGSAEQVDIIQRMYREYPKALRLVDPVMGDGGSMYPTYTEEMCRAVTNLVDGADLLMPNLTEVSLLTGIDYEGQDLDDAQVGERLGRLLDMGAKNVIIKGIDRKDGKLRNFVASTDHGGVSERTELIHDKLPFMIHGTGDAFASSLCGALFAGRGLADAARIAGEFVRSAMQHTRNQPDYQQRGVSFELDLGLLTGLVG
- a CDS encoding DUF5692 family protein, encoding MLFQVYGANAPYQWLGWILVFACLIGLNEVARRSKTGGIICFLAIPAALTAYFLTIYVSAAFGADWALHNPTYVHMTSWFHYAKLYAATAGCIGFMALKYGWGKIGKSHWFKCFPFIIVAINILIAVVSDFESALRGWGGTWVSTEGITLMGGWHNIFNGVAGLINIFCMTGIFGIYASKDRRDMLWPDMTWVFIISYDLWNFCYTYNCLPNHAWYCGLALLLAPTFANFLWNKGGWIQNRANTLAIWCMFAQVLPMFQDYSVFSTQSVNKAGVNLTVSILSLAANVLALGYILVRARRQHINPWTQEVFKGTRDFDQAISRADMNVVTAA
- a CDS encoding YraN family protein, with product MDTQALTRPTNHHTVINDVNDGTDAEAIIADPSIAQPISALPDFKESADNPENVQSWTNESDTSNHESIGMELADIERQIRAGDINSRELGRLGEDYACQWLRQRNWKILARNWRSRFGELDIIALDPESILVFVEVKTRRTGRFGSPEQAVGPRKQTHLRRAAVQWLISHDRDPGARHRGTRFDVISLSVKSDPDSHMHCEGAYPLASYQTSTQAVNGSNRSSRGGWNPGSVFLRHTREAF